One window of the Nicotiana tabacum cultivar K326 chromosome 4, ASM71507v2, whole genome shotgun sequence genome contains the following:
- the LOC107815347 gene encoding uncharacterized protein LOC107815347 produces the protein MENLHDSSKIDEEYQTLPPLYFILTLIWFVSVCSWTFNTCKNRHFQTNRLQWTLASVPLIKTLQLTLSFLFWYSCFYNHVCSLWISFGVYVTGVLFQTVTFVSFLLISYGYCITCERLSIQERRMTAALGSIFYLTLVGYRASVPYFSVLLTLSYFISFYVIFNHISQNLVVLQEQLTFIEDEEIPAMHEAIYTKYIMLKKFQNAMFMMAVAELAILINVDNSIHNYWLRLLVREWAQFSILSYIGWTFRSKDLAPRFSVMPVIKSIGERMVPPIYSIEMDATTFRDFSSHGWHIGVPTSSKKGSLKSSVLVVVQHPHMCRLTPLDTHSHRVA, from the exons ATGGAAAATTTACATGATTCCAGCAAAATAGACGAAGAGTACCAGACGCTTCCTCCTCTTTATTTCATTTTGACGTTAATTTGGTTCGTCTCCGTCTGTTCCTGGACTTTCAATACTTGCAAAAACCGCCATTTTCAG ACGAACAGATTGCAATGGACGCTGGCTTCTGTTCCACTGATCAAAACTCTGCAGCTTACCCTATCTTTCCTCTTCTG gtattcatgcttttataatcaCGTATGCTCTCTGTGGATATCATTTGGTGTCTATGTTACCGGAGTTCTCTTCCAAACAGTAACTTTTGTTTCATTCCTGCTCATTTCTTATGGATACTGTATAACGTGTGAGCGTCTTTCAATACAAGAGCGCCGCATGACAGCTGCTCTCGGATCTATTTTCTACTTGACTCTTGTCGGCTACAGAGCTTCTGTACCCTATTTCTCT GTACTTCTCACACTTAGctatttcatttcattttatGTAATATTCAACCACATATCACAGAACTTAGTAGTTCTGCAAGAACAATTGACCTTTAtagaagatgaggaaatcccTGCAATGCATGAAGCAATCTACACAAAGTACATAATGCTCAA AAAATTTCAAAATGCAATGTTTATGATGGCAGTGGCAGAACTGGCG ATTCTGATAAATGTGGACAATTCAATACATAACTACTGGCTCCGATTGTTGGTTCGAGAATGGGCACAGTTCTCTATACTCTCTTACATTGG gtggaccttcagatCAAAAGACTTGGCACCACGCTTTTCTGTTATGCCTGTAATAAAGTCTATTGGAGAGAGAATGGTGCCTCCCATCTATAGCATT GAAATGGATGCAACTACTTTTAGAGACTTTAGTAGTCATGGATGGCACATAGGGGTG CCAACTTCATCCAAGAAAGGAAGCttaaaaagttcagttttagtGGTAGTTCAGCACCCCCATATGTGTAGGTTGACACCACTTGACACTCATTCTCATAGAGTAGCTTAG